The Streptomyces sp. RKAG293 genome includes a region encoding these proteins:
- a CDS encoding BTAD domain-containing putative transcriptional regulator has protein sequence MGITDGRDVIVLQPSKPANLLAALLLHPNSVVSVDFLQRVVWGEERPVTAKAALHTCVQRLRQLFTKYGIAGNLIEAVPGGYRIAADARTLDLIAFRELLRRAEAEPDPDGELRTLRAALSLWHGPLLVNIDSDILRREVVPRLTEERLRTLERVFDIELALGRCRQVLAELWPEARSHPAHEHFWAQLVEALHRTGRRAEALSEYRVVKEYLQTELGVDPGPALQQLELAVLRGDDLSAPAAGPGLTLLPPGNRHGLSPPPAIPPALESGGREFPSEVAEDVLETLVGAGLLEEEPEGRYRMHDLLRTLTRGAVAFRSDAAGSDTSSGA, from the coding sequence GTGGGGATAACGGACGGCCGGGACGTCATCGTGCTGCAGCCGTCGAAACCCGCCAATCTCCTGGCCGCACTGCTCCTGCATCCGAACTCCGTGGTGTCGGTGGACTTTCTGCAGCGGGTCGTGTGGGGCGAGGAGCGGCCCGTCACCGCGAAGGCGGCCCTGCACACCTGCGTGCAGCGGCTGCGGCAGCTCTTCACCAAGTACGGCATCGCGGGCAACCTCATCGAGGCCGTGCCCGGCGGCTACCGCATCGCCGCGGACGCCAGGACGCTCGACCTGATCGCCTTCCGCGAGCTGCTCAGGAGAGCGGAGGCGGAGCCGGATCCGGACGGCGAGCTGCGCACCCTGCGGGCCGCGCTGTCCCTGTGGCACGGGCCGCTGCTGGTCAACATCGACTCCGACATCCTGCGGCGCGAGGTCGTCCCCCGGCTGACCGAGGAGCGGCTGCGCACCCTGGAACGGGTCTTCGACATCGAGCTGGCGCTGGGCCGATGTCGTCAGGTACTCGCGGAGCTGTGGCCCGAGGCCCGCTCCCACCCGGCGCACGAACACTTCTGGGCCCAGCTCGTCGAGGCGCTGCACAGGACCGGCCGGCGGGCCGAGGCGCTGAGCGAGTACCGCGTGGTGAAGGAGTACCTGCAGACCGAGCTCGGCGTCGACCCGGGGCCCGCCCTGCAGCAGCTGGAGCTCGCGGTACTGCGGGGCGACGACCTCTCCGCCCCGGCCGCCGGGCCCGGCCTGACACTGCTGCCGCCGGGCAACCGGCACGGTCTTTCCCCGCCGCCCGCGATTCCCCCGGCGCTCGAATCCGGCGGAAGGGAATTCCCGTCCGAAGTCGCCGAGGACGTCCTCGAAACGCTGGTCGGCGCGGGCCTGCTGGAAGAAGAGCCGGAAGGCCGGTACCGCATGCACGACCTGCTCCGCACACTCACCAGGGGCGCGGTGGCCTTCCGCAGTGACGCAGCCGGTTCCGACACCTCCTCCGGAGCCTGA